The proteins below come from a single Candidatus Polarisedimenticolia bacterium genomic window:
- the tssI gene encoding type VI secretion system tip protein TssI/VgrG yields MRHGARLSVALIILTLAAGAAAAMEIRQIGVDASASDSGVVLSLSAPAGAESLVLEAFHGQEGISSLFSYQLDLVSASTASISASDLLGREIGISVTMPGGQTRYFHGICNRFSQGERTRYQAEIVPRLWLLTRTRSTRIFQEMSVPDILATVLRETPGLAFTMQLQGTFHPRTYVVQYQESDFAFLSRLMEEEGIFYFFRHSAGGHTMVLANTPEGHPDLAGAFPYRCAALDRPDTIADWDKIQEIRSGKTTLRDHEFELPGQTLEVSADIQDTVAAGQVLHRLTAGGADALKLYDYPGGYAKRFDGIDPGGAEGPDELTKIFEDGRRTVGIRMQEEAAQALVIRGVSTAAIFTPGHRFQLTRHFDGDGAYVLTSVQHSARAATDGSKGEYRNRFECIPAGLPFRPARKTPRPVVPGTQTAVVVGPPGEEIFTDKYGRVKVQFHWDREGRRDESSSCWVRVGALYAGTETGFVLPRVGWEVVVAFLEGDPDQPIIVGSVYNPDHLPPR; encoded by the coding sequence ATGAGACACGGCGCCAGGCTCTCGGTCGCACTCATCATTCTGACCCTGGCGGCCGGCGCGGCGGCAGCCATGGAGATCCGCCAGATAGGAGTCGACGCTTCGGCTTCTGATTCCGGGGTTGTCCTGTCGCTGTCCGCGCCCGCCGGGGCTGAGTCTCTGGTGCTCGAAGCGTTCCACGGGCAGGAAGGGATCTCCTCCCTCTTCTCATACCAGCTCGATCTGGTGTCGGCGAGTACCGCCAGCATCTCCGCGAGCGACTTGCTGGGCCGGGAGATCGGCATAAGCGTGACGATGCCGGGAGGACAGACGCGGTACTTCCACGGAATCTGCAACCGCTTCAGCCAGGGCGAGAGGACCCGCTACCAGGCCGAGATCGTGCCCAGGCTCTGGCTCCTGACCCGCACGCGGTCGACCCGCATCTTCCAGGAGATGTCCGTTCCGGACATCCTCGCCACGGTCCTGCGCGAGACTCCCGGCCTCGCCTTCACGATGCAGCTCCAGGGGACCTTCCACCCGCGCACCTACGTGGTCCAGTACCAGGAGAGCGACTTCGCCTTCCTGAGCCGCCTCATGGAGGAGGAGGGAATCTTTTACTTCTTCAGGCACTCGGCGGGCGGCCACACGATGGTGCTCGCCAACACTCCCGAAGGGCACCCGGACCTGGCGGGCGCGTTCCCCTACCGGTGCGCCGCGCTCGACCGCCCCGACACGATCGCGGACTGGGACAAGATTCAGGAGATCCGCTCGGGCAAGACCACCCTAAGAGATCACGAGTTCGAGCTGCCGGGCCAGACTCTCGAGGTGAGCGCGGACATCCAGGATACGGTCGCGGCCGGGCAGGTCCTGCACCGGCTCACCGCCGGCGGCGCCGACGCTCTGAAGCTCTACGACTATCCGGGAGGTTATGCGAAGCGTTTCGACGGCATCGATCCTGGCGGCGCCGAGGGGCCCGACGAGCTCACCAAGATCTTCGAGGACGGCCGGCGCACCGTGGGAATCCGGATGCAGGAAGAAGCGGCCCAGGCGCTCGTCATCCGCGGCGTGTCGACCGCGGCGATCTTTACGCCCGGGCACCGGTTTCAGCTCACCCGGCACTTCGACGGCGACGGAGCGTACGTCCTGACCTCCGTACAGCACTCGGCGCGGGCGGCGACCGACGGCTCGAAGGGGGAATATCGGAACCGCTTCGAATGCATCCCGGCCGGCCTGCCTTTCCGGCCCGCCCGGAAGACTCCGAGACCGGTCGTTCCCGGCACGCAGACGGCGGTCGTGGTCGGGCCCCCCGGCGAGGAGATCTTCACCGACAAATACGGCCGCGTGAAAGTGCAATTCCACTGGGATCGCGAGGGCCGGCGGGACGAGTCCAGCTCGTGCTGGGTGCGCGTCGGGGCGCTTTACGCCGGAACCGAGACCGGGTTCGTTCTCCCCCGCGTCGGCTGGGAGGTGGTGGTCGCCTTTCTCGAGGGGGATCCCGACCAGCCCATCATCGTCGGCAGCGTCTACAATCCGGACCATCTACCTCCAAGGTGA
- a CDS encoding PA0069 family radical SAM protein, translating to MQSPRRVSNPPNPWSSQHVEWIDAPPLVALEVYEEEAKTILATNDSPDVGFTWSVNPYRGCQHACAYCYARPTHQYLGFGAGTDFDSRIVVKRNAPELLRKELAHPRWRRGRETIAFSGVTDCYQPLEASYELTRRCLEICDEFRHRIAIITKSALIRRDLDRLARMSGRGGAHVTISIPFARDEDGRKIEPLASAPSTRFETIRRLAEAGVPVGVGIAPLIPGLNDSAIAEILERAKAAGATDAFLVLLRLPAEVKPVFEERLHEVFPERAEKVLHALRDMREGHLYRSEFGERMRGKGPRWEAIHSLYEAQCRRLGLDHRRYDPADKKSAPAPALPKQIPLFQ from the coding sequence ATGCAGTCGCCCCGGCGGGTGAGCAACCCGCCCAATCCGTGGTCCAGCCAGCACGTCGAGTGGATCGATGCCCCGCCGCTCGTGGCGCTGGAAGTGTACGAAGAGGAGGCCAAGACGATCCTGGCGACGAACGACAGTCCCGACGTCGGCTTCACCTGGAGCGTCAATCCCTACCGCGGCTGCCAGCATGCCTGCGCCTATTGCTATGCCAGGCCGACCCACCAGTACCTCGGCTTCGGCGCGGGAACCGATTTCGACTCCCGGATCGTCGTCAAGCGCAACGCCCCGGAGCTGTTGCGCAAGGAGCTGGCGCACCCGCGGTGGAGGCGCGGCCGCGAGACGATCGCCTTCTCGGGAGTGACCGACTGCTACCAGCCGCTCGAGGCTTCCTACGAGCTGACGCGCCGGTGCCTGGAGATCTGCGACGAGTTCCGCCATCGCATCGCGATCATCACGAAGAGCGCCCTAATCCGACGCGACCTCGATCGGCTCGCCCGGATGAGCGGTCGCGGCGGCGCCCACGTGACGATTTCGATCCCCTTCGCCCGCGACGAGGACGGGAGGAAGATCGAGCCGCTCGCCAGCGCCCCGTCCACCCGCTTCGAGACGATTCGCCGGCTGGCGGAGGCGGGCGTGCCGGTGGGAGTGGGGATCGCGCCGCTGATTCCCGGACTGAACGACAGCGCCATCGCCGAGATCCTCGAGCGGGCCAAGGCAGCGGGCGCGACCGACGCGTTCCTGGTGCTCCTGCGGCTGCCGGCCGAGGTCAAGCCGGTCTTCGAAGAGCGCCTGCACGAAGTCTTCCCCGAGCGCGCCGAGAAGGTCCTCCACGCGCTGCGCGACATGCGTGAAGGACATCTTTACCGCTCCGAATTCGGCGAGCGGATGCGCGGCAAGGGCCCGCGTTGGGAGGCGATCCACAGCCTCTACGAGGCCCAATGCCGGCGCCTCGGCCTCGATCACCGCCGCTACGACCCGGCCGACAAAAAGAGCGCCCCCGCCCCGGCCCTCCCGAAGCAGATCCCGCTGTTCCAATAG
- a CDS encoding NADP-dependent oxidoreductase: MSQRSETETTMKAVRIHAFGGPEVLRYEDAPRPVAAAGEVLIRIHASAVNPADWKFRNGLFGKDAPLPLTLGFDFSGVVEALGEGVTRWKTGDEVYGYGLGAYAEYIAVKETLVAAKPKTVDHIHAAAIASASLAAWKALFEVGGLRPGQKVLIHGATGGVGGFAVQLAHAKGVHVIGTASKRNQSYLKELGADEAIDYESVRFEDEVRDVDMVFDTQGGETQARSWKTLKRGGILVSIAQPPAQAEAEKHGVRAAFMVNEMKAESLNAITKLVDSGKLKAVVDTVLPLSEARRAQELIQTGHTRGKIALKVV; this comes from the coding sequence ATGAGCCAACGGAGTGAAACCGAGACCACCATGAAAGCCGTACGCATCCACGCCTTCGGCGGTCCGGAAGTGTTGCGGTATGAAGACGCCCCGCGGCCGGTCGCCGCGGCGGGCGAGGTCCTGATCCGGATCCATGCCAGCGCGGTCAATCCCGCGGATTGGAAGTTCCGCAATGGATTGTTCGGGAAGGATGCACCCTTGCCGCTCACGCTGGGTTTCGATTTCTCCGGAGTGGTCGAGGCTCTTGGCGAAGGCGTCACGCGCTGGAAAACGGGCGACGAAGTTTATGGGTATGGGCTGGGCGCCTATGCCGAATATATTGCCGTGAAGGAAACCTTGGTGGCCGCCAAGCCGAAAACGGTAGACCACATCCATGCGGCCGCCATCGCCTCGGCGAGCCTGGCGGCCTGGAAGGCCTTGTTCGAAGTGGGCGGATTGCGTCCCGGCCAGAAGGTTCTGATCCACGGAGCGACCGGCGGCGTGGGGGGGTTCGCCGTGCAGCTTGCGCATGCCAAGGGCGTCCATGTCATCGGCACGGCATCGAAGCGCAACCAAAGCTATCTCAAGGAATTGGGCGCCGATGAAGCCATTGATTACGAATCGGTCCGTTTTGAGGACGAGGTTCGCGATGTGGACATGGTGTTTGATACCCAAGGCGGTGAGACGCAGGCGCGCTCCTGGAAGACCCTCAAGCGAGGCGGCATCCTGGTTTCCATCGCGCAGCCTCCGGCCCAGGCGGAAGCGGAGAAACATGGCGTGCGGGCTGCGTTCATGGTCAATGAAATGAAGGCCGAATCCTTGAACGCCATCACCAAGCTGGTTGACTCCGGGAAATTGAAGGCCGTGGTCGACACCGTTCTGCCCCTGTCCGAGGCGCGCCGCGCCCAGGAGCTCATCCAAACCGGCCACACGCGCGGGAAAATCGCGCTCAAGGTGGTTTGA
- a CDS encoding lipid A deacylase LpxR family protein has protein sequence MRRPTLRALILTALMGACGGLSPGFAADDRQTKSPWDLKMFRFEFDNDSFIGSDDAFSAGWSFQVHSRVMDQWNPAYAGWIGKLPGLGDDGPGRRVVRWAFALSQIIITPKDISIAAPQPNDAPWAGSLGVTGTWSSYDNRKLGALQIYLGCMGPCSQAEDVQKFIHEDLGFGDPPKGWKNQLSNKALANLNYEYRYKLFSPAVAAYLPRRFAADLAVGSEAAAGNLTTRVNGEVELRFGWGLPMGFTKIPDPPGVGMVLDPVYLDPEQPLIDLYGWRIYFNLVVRRHWITYLAPSEGGPTESGGNQPKLRPYPGKEDVLFGVHLTRVPFSVHVTYYRYFSSVPAGIDGTLDWVNFSFEYRF, from the coding sequence ATGCGCCGCCCAACCCTTCGCGCGCTGATCCTGACTGCCTTGATGGGAGCCTGCGGCGGTCTCTCCCCAGGTTTCGCCGCCGATGATCGGCAAACTAAATCGCCCTGGGACCTCAAGATGTTCCGGTTCGAGTTCGACAACGACAGCTTCATCGGATCCGACGACGCGTTCTCGGCAGGCTGGAGCTTCCAGGTGCATTCGCGGGTGATGGACCAGTGGAATCCCGCCTACGCCGGCTGGATCGGTAAGCTGCCCGGGCTGGGGGATGATGGCCCGGGCCGCCGCGTCGTCCGCTGGGCGTTCGCATTGAGCCAGATCATCATCACGCCGAAAGACATCAGCATCGCCGCGCCGCAGCCGAACGACGCGCCGTGGGCCGGCTCGCTCGGCGTGACCGGCACCTGGTCGTCGTACGACAACCGGAAGCTGGGGGCGCTGCAGATCTACCTCGGGTGCATGGGTCCCTGCTCCCAGGCCGAGGACGTGCAGAAATTCATTCATGAGGATCTCGGCTTCGGGGATCCGCCCAAGGGATGGAAGAATCAGCTCTCGAACAAGGCGCTGGCCAACCTGAACTACGAGTACCGCTACAAGCTGTTCAGCCCCGCGGTGGCTGCCTACCTCCCCAGACGGTTCGCCGCCGACCTCGCCGTCGGTAGCGAGGCGGCGGCCGGGAACCTGACCACTCGCGTGAATGGCGAGGTTGAGCTGCGGTTCGGGTGGGGATTGCCGATGGGGTTCACGAAGATCCCCGACCCGCCCGGCGTCGGGATGGTCCTCGATCCCGTCTACCTCGACCCGGAGCAGCCCCTGATCGACCTGTACGGCTGGCGCATCTATTTCAACCTGGTCGTGCGTCGCCACTGGATCACCTACCTGGCGCCGTCCGAGGGGGGCCCGACCGAGAGCGGCGGGAATCAGCCGAAGCTCAGACCGTATCCCGGCAAGGAGGACGTGCTCTTCGGGGTGCACCTGACCCGGGTCCCATTCAGCGTCCACGTTACCTACTACCGGTACTTCAGCTCGGTTCCGGCAGGCATCGACGGGACGCTCGACTGGGTCAACTTCTCTTTCGAGTACCGCTTCTAG